The following are encoded together in the Penicillium digitatum chromosome 3, complete sequence genome:
- a CDS encoding Mitochondrial carrier protein (Pet8), putative: MVQNPDGEPLVSSLWTRSLISGAIAGLTVDCSLYPLDTIKTRLQKARDHSAPQTRVSLRQTFRGIYAGLPSVLFGSAPSAATFFIVYDGVKRTLLAPPPVNSKTNPQSRSHIILTHSLASSLGEIAACAVRVPTEVIKQRAQAGLFGGSSLLALKDILSLRHAAPASTTSTPAAKRGYSQVFRELYRGAGITIAREIPFTVLQFTMWESMKEAYGKRYLRTVETATSLAETQIPASTSAMFGSVAGAISAGLTTPLDVIKTRVMLARRGDGGVDTPVRVKEIVRGIAREGPGAFWRGITPRVTWIGIGGAVFLGSYQYASNTLEGRREVQAEKGL; this comes from the exons ATGGTCCAAAACCCTGACGGGGAGCCATTGGTCTCCTCTCTGTGGACGAGGTCATTAATT TCCGGCGCCATTGCAGGCCTAACCGTTGACTGCTCCCTCTATCCCCTTGACACCATCAAAACCCGACTCCAAAAAGCACGCGACCACTCCGCGCCGCAAACCCGAGTCTCTTTACGCCAAACCTTCCGCGGTATCTACGCCGGTCTCCCATCCGTCCTCTTTGGCTCTGCTCCCTCCGCCGCCACCTTCTTCATCGTCTACGATGGCGTCAAGCGCACCCTTCTCGCACCCCCACCGGTCAACAGCAAAACCAACCCCCAATCCCGCTCCCACATAATCCTCACACACTCCCTCGCCTCCTCCCTCGGCGAAATCGCCGCATGCGCCGTCCGCGTCCCAACAGAAGTCATCAAGCAGCGCGCCCAAGCCGGCCTCTTCGGCGGCTCGAGTCTCCTCGCCCTAAAGGACATCCTGTCCCTGCGCCATGCGGCCCCAGCAAGCACAACTTCAACTCCAGCAGCGAAGCGCGGCTATAGCCAGGTCTTCCGCGAACTCTACCGCGGAGCCGGAATCACCATCGCCCGCGAGATCCCCTTTACCGTGCTGCAATTCACAATGTGGGAGTCGATGAAGGAAGCTTACGGCAAGCGGTACCTGCGAACCGTGGAGACGGCCACGTCTCTCGCCGAGACACAGATCCCCGCTTCGACGAGCGCCATGTTCGGCAGTGTTGCCGGCGCCATTTCGGCTGGTCTGACTACCCCGCTGGACGTGATTAAGACGCGGGTCATGCTTGCACGCCGTGGAGACGGGGGCGTTGACACGCCTGTTCGTGTCAAGGAGATTGTGCGCGGAATTGCGCGTGAAGGGCCAGGTGCTTTCTGGCGTGGTATCACGCCGCGTGTTACCTGGATTGGTATTGGTGGAGCTGTTTTCCTTGGAAGTTATCAGTACGCTTCGAATACTCTTGAAGGGCGTCGGGAGGTGCAGGCTGAGAAGGGTCTTTGA
- a CDS encoding Protein kinase, putative, translating to MTSELTDLTPNPMGSESQNMHNPAKIPGQVSEPGDADAKSRAQPTQVRFSSITEEIEPEEQRLPTDEEQLRSLAMSMQGAQLQESRLRNFSFDPMSLPSSRVGSRESSDRSGLGTGTFASPHASPPVSAVQSPPLTPAATHSREGRTGDSASLKATSRPHLDTNFTPEASPPVDSTDKNGTPRPASSSRPLSTDHLPTRKSEGSDRAPHSIPLPRHRAQFFIGNDEGTQEESPPSTPREPITPPGTMTPVGEPNDPYARHKRPPQSKNLAQLDPRFIFSGRDVKRSFRPGAPRSTSASDLSKSSDKRSIFGSSKKEHGDKSNSHQHHGSMSELKRFFKMGHRNKRSESPTSMPKKSSRSSVKSTPYQMAPDSVPFADDHGLNSKYGKLGRVLGSGAGGSVRLLKRNSDGVTFAVKQFRDRHNWESLKEYSKKVTAEFCIGSTLHHGNIIETLDIIQEGPRWYEVMEYAPFDLFAIVMTGKMGKEEIACSFKQILSGVAYIHGMGLAHRDLKLDNVVVNDRGIMKLIDFGSAVVFRYPFENDIVPASGIVGSDPYLAPEVYDEKKYDPRPTDVWSLAIIFCCMTLRRFPWKQPRMTDNSYKLFVSSPTPGTPVPEPDSRRRPKSTPDLPSQGHDSKHLTPRSSGPSDQSAPDQTATGTENGDAKKTEPSQKDGDRSPETAQKQISQISYGPHERTTRTTSKEAPPVPTSSQNSGQRQEVIKGPWRLLRILPRESRYIIGRMLKTNPKNRATLDEVMSDDWVRNIHACRQDETGETISAPGHTHVLEPPAQSPAVASKATKAK from the exons ATGACGTCTGAACTGACTGATTTAACACCCAACCCTATGGGTTCAG AATCCCAAAATATGCATAACCCCGCCAAGATCCCCGGACAGGTCTCGGAGCCCGGTGACGCCGACGCCAAGTCAAGAGCTCAGCCTACCCAAGTCCGTTTTTCCTCCATCACGGAAGAAATTGAGCCAG AAGAGCAAAGGCTACCTACGGACGAGGAACAACTACGGTCGCTAGCGATGAGTATGCAGGGTGCACAGCTTCAGGAGTCGCGCCTGCGCAACTTCTCTTTTGACCCCATGTCTCTTCCTTCCTCCAGG GTCGGCTCTCGAGAGTCGAGTGATCGGAGCGGACTTGGCACCGGTACCTTTGCCTCTCCACatgcctctcctccggtcTCTGCTGTACAGTCACCGCCTCTCACTCCAGCTGCAACCCATTCTCGCGAAGGCAGAACCGGTGACAGTGCATCTCTGAAAGCTACCAGCCGACCCCATCTAGACACCAATTTTACCCCTGAAGCATCACCTCCAGTTGATTCGACCGACAAGAACGGCACGCCTCGACCCGCCTCATCCTCCCGACCCCTGTCGACCGATCACCTGCCCACCAGAAAAAGTGAAGGTTCAGATCGAGCTCCTCATTCCATCCCACTACCGAGACATCGTGCGCAATTCTTTATTGGAAATGACGAGGGCACTCAAGAAGAAAGCCCGCCTTCCACTCCAAGAGAGCCTATTACCCCGCCAGGGACCATGACCCCAGTTGGCGAACCTAATGATCCATATGCGCGACACAAGCGACCACCCCAATCCAAAAATCTTGCCCAGTTGGATCCACGGTTTATCTTCAGCGGTCGAGATGTCAAGCGCTCATTCCGTCCGGGGGCTCCCCGATCCACCAGCGCTAGTGACCTCAGCAAATCTAGCGACAAGCGGAGTATCTTTGGCAGTTCTAAGAAGGAGCATGGCGACAAGAGCAACAGCCACCAGCACCATGGCTCTATGTCTGAGCTGAAACGATTTTTCAAAATGGGTCATCGCAACAAGCGATCTGAGTCCCCGACGTCCATGCCTAAGAAATCGAGTCGGTCGTCTGTAAAGTCTACTCCGTATCAAATGGCTCCAGACAGTGTTCCTTTTGCCGATGATCATGGCCTGAATTCCAAGTATGGAAAGCTGGGCAGAGTACTCGGATCTGGAGCTGGTGGCTCCGTGCGTCTTTTGAAGCGCAACAGTGACGGCGTCACGTTTGCAGTGAAGCAATTCCGAGACCGTCATAACTGGGAGAGCTTGAAGGAGTACTCCAAGAAGGTGACTGCAGAGTTCTGTATTGGCTCCACCTTGCACCATGGCAACATCATCGAGACCTTGGATATCATCCAAGAAGGCCCTCGCTGGTATGAGGTCATGGAATATGCGCCGTTCGATCTGTTTGCTATCGTGATGACGGGCAAAATGGGCAAGGAGGAGATTGCCTGCTCTTTCAAGCAGATCTTAAGCGGTGTGGCGTACATCCACGGCATGGGTCTGGCCCATCGGGATCTGAAACTAGACAACGTGGTGGTGAATGACCGTGGCATCATGAAACTCATTGACTTCGGAAGTGCTGTCGTATTCCGCTATCCTTTCGAAAACGACATTGTCCCTGCTTCGG GTATCGTTGGCTCGGACCCCTATCTTGCCCCGGAGGTCTACGACGAGAAGAAATATGACCCCCGCCCCACGGATGTTTGGTCGCTGGCGATCATCTTCTGCTGTATGACCTTGCGCCGTTTCCCATGGAAGCAACCGCGCATGACCGACAACTCATACAAGTTGTTCGTTTCCAGCCCGACCCCAGGCACTCCGGTTCCCGAACCCGACTCACGCCGTCGGCCCAAGTCGACCCCCGATCTGCCTTCCCAAGGCCATGACAGTAAGCATCTGACTCCTCGCTCGAGCGGACCTTCCGACCAATCTGCCCCGGATCAGACTGCAACCGGAACTGAAAACGGAGACGCGAAAAAAACAGAGCCCTCGCAGAAGGACGGTGATCGCTCCCCCGAAACTGCGCAAAAGCAGATCAGCCAAATCAGCTACGGCCCTCATGAGCGGACCACCCGTACAACCAGCAAAGAGGCGCCACCGGTTCCGACATCATCACAGAATTCCGGGCAACGCCAGGAAGTCATTAAAGGCCCATGGCGACTTCTTCGGATCTTGCCTCGGGAAAGTCGGTACATCATTGGCCGCATGCTGAAGACCAACCCGAAAAATCGAGCAACACTCGACGAGGTAATGTCGGATGACTGGGTTAGGAACATTCACGCATGCCGACAGGACGAAACTGGTGAAACCATCAGTGCCCCCGGCCACACACACGTCCTCGAGCCCCCCGCTCAGAGCCCTGCTGTGGCCAGCAAAGCTACCAAGGCTAAATAA
- a CDS encoding mitochondrial 54S ribosomal protein uL11m has translation MARNVLAKDQFVKLIVGAGQASPSPPVGPALGSKGVKSMDFCKEFNARTAHINTGVPIPARVTVRPDRSFSFELRTPTTTYLLLNAANVEPRKNRLRGAMNPGHDVCGKISLKHVYEIAKLKHTETRLSGLSLEGLCKSVMSQAKSIGIQVIP, from the exons ATGGCACGAAACGTATTGGCCAAAGATCAATTTGTTAAGCTTATTGTTGGAGCTGGTCAGGCCAGTCCCAGTCCACCTGTTGGTCCGGCTCTGGGAAGTAAAGGTGTCAAGTCCATGGACTTTTGCAAG GAATTCAACGCCCGCACAGCTCACATCAACACCGGTGTTCCTATTCCCGCGCGTGTCACCGTCCGCCCTGACCGATCCTTCTCCTTCGAACTCCGCACTCCGACTACCACCTACCTCCTGCTCAATGCGGCCAATGTCGAACCCCGGAAGAATCGGCTACGTGGTGCCATGAACCCCGGCCATGACGTTTGTGGCAAGATCTCTCTGAAGCACGTTTATGAGATCGCCAAGCTTAAGCACACCGAGACACGGTTATCAGGCTTGTCCCTGGAAGGGTTGTGCAAGAGTGTTATGTCCCAGGCCAAGTCCATTGGCATCCAGGTCATCCCCTGA
- a CDS encoding Survival factor 1: MNWLKSTLSAVVGTEEPVYGPEAIQSVAKQAETTPFSEVNKDILRWRAFSYTNVETQTFYIMADNGTLVFVQVIYSNIVGIHTTAQFNVKVFDVSGKGDNKWFSDPLSNFMFDENMLSFGADNLSLTLNEESTSYTIKSTVNSGALVDIKFSQTAPGFVIGKDGTSYFGTDPKNPWGSMRHAFWPRCAVEGSITTKDKTYDLGGRGLFIMALQGMKPHHAAARWNYINFQTPTYSAVMMEYTTPPSYGSTTVNVGAIVKDGEIIYAGTTNTVAHTESGQDEGSDWPAPKSIKWEWSGKTTDGKELTAEVNGALGSRLDRIDVMAEVPGFIKSIAGSVAGTRPYIFQYSPQEKLSLKLKLGDEEITEEGTMFSEATFIS, translated from the exons ATGAACTGGTTGAAGTCAAC TCTCTCCGCCGTGGTGGGCACCGAGGAGCCTGTCTATGGCCCAGAGGCGATCCAATCTGTTGCAAAGCAAGCCGAGACAACTCCCTTCTCTGAAGTGAACAAGGACATTCTGCGCTGGCGCGCGTTCTCTTATACCAATGTTGAAACTCAAACCTTCTACATCATGGCCGACAACGGGACCCTGGTCTTCGTCCAGGTGATCTACAGCAACATTGT CGGAATCCATACCACCGCCCAGTTCAACGTGAAGGTTTTCGACGTCAGCGGAAAGGGCGACAACAAGTGGTTCTCGGACCCGCTCTCCAACTTCATGTTCGATGAGAATATGCTCTCCTTCGGCGCCGACAACCTCTCGCTGACCCTCAACGAGGAGTCTACTTCTTACACCATCAAGTCCACCGTCAACAGCGGCGCCTTGGTGGATATCAAGTTCTCCCAGACCGCACCGGGTTTCGTCATCGGCAAGGATGGAACCTCATACTTCGGAACAGATCCCAAGAACCCATGGGGTTCCATGCGCCACGCTTTCTGGCCCCGCTGTGCTGTTGAGGGTAGCATCACCACCAAGGACAAGACCTACGATCTCGGCGGTCGTGGTCTCTTTATCATGGCCCTGCAGGGCATGAAGCCTCACCACGCTG CCGCCCGCTGGAACTACATTAACTTCCAGACCCCCACCTACTCCGCCGTCATGATGGAGTACACCACTCCCCCCTCCTACGGCTCCACCACAGTCAACGTCGGTGCTATTGTCAAGGATGGCGAGATCATCTACGCCGGCACAACCAACACAGTGGCCCACACAGAAAGCGGCCAGGACGAGGGCAGTGACTGGCCCGCTCCCAAGTCCATCAAGTGGGAGTGGAGCGGTAAGACAACCGACGGCAAGGAGCTTACAGCCGAGGTGAACGGCGCTCTCGGCTCGCGACTGGATCGCATCGACGTCATGGCCGAGGTTCCAGGTTTCATTAAGAGCATTGCTGGCAGTGTTGCCGGTACTCGGCCGTACATTTTCCAG TACTCGCCCCAGGAGAAGCTTTCATTGAAGCTGAAGCTCGGCGATGAGGAGATCACCGAGGAAGGAACCATGTTCTCCGAGGCGACCTTCATCTCGTAA